The Syngnathus typhle isolate RoL2023-S1 ecotype Sweden linkage group LG6, RoL_Styp_1.0, whole genome shotgun sequence genome has a window encoding:
- the LOC133155278 gene encoding uncharacterized protein LOC133155278 isoform X1, translating to MLNAGQHHEVLGHDPHQEPAALFGKPWFWQRSSGAMEGTRTLARVIMEMREEIRKLEQNRALTKDREEDQEQTQEGVLEEEHENLYGNLRRNASAPILKRQFKEREGSQHHLKKKNYTYFQPITAILHVFSPSENVMTVRRYSRSSSTPEMTQTKGIVDPWERLSHFGWGRLQEEVRGGNGNPDHSVSSDVASAKNRTSLQECVQKTRVKVKTVTFLLPVDDIYTSKPVLSKPQEPTTTELTPITDTESREEQKWPLA from the exons ATGTTAAACGCCGGGCAGCACCACGAGGTCCTGGGGCACGACCCGCATCAAGAACCCGCCGCGCTCTTTGGGAAGCCCTGGTTCTGGCAGCGCAGCAGCGGCGCCATGGAGGGAACCCGCACCTTGGCCCGTGTCATCATGGAGATGCGGGAGGAGATCAGGAAGTTAGAGCAGAACCGAGCGCTGACAAAAGACCGGGAAGAAGACCAGGAGCAGACACAAGAAGGGGTTTTAGAGGAAGAGCATGAAAACCTATATGGGAATCTCAGGAGAAATGCATCTGCTCCCATTCTAAAGCGACAATTTAAGGAACGTGAAGGTAGCcagcatcatttaaaaaaaaaaaattatacataCTTTCAACCCATCACTGCTATCTTGCATGTCTTTTCCCCCTCAGAAAATGTCATGACAGTTCGAAGGTATTCCAGGAGCTCAAGCACACCTGAGATGACACAGACCAAGGGTATAGTGGACCCCTGGGAACGACTGAGCCACTTTGGATGGGGGCGTCTACAAGAGGAGGTCCGGGGAGGAAATGGCAACCCGGATCACTCTGTCAGCAGTGACGTGGCCTCAGCGAAAAACAGGACATCCCTTCAGGAATGTGTGCAAAAGACTAG AGTCAAAGTGAAAACAGTCACATTTCTTCTACCAGTGGACGACATCTACACCAGCAAACCAGTTCTGTCCAAGCCTCAGGAGCCCACAACCACCGAGCTGACCCCCATAACTGATACAGAGTCGCGAGAGGAACAAAAGTGGCCACTTGCATGA
- the LOC133155278 gene encoding uncharacterized protein LOC133155278 isoform X2 codes for MLNAGQHHEVLGHDPHQEPAALFGKPWFWQRSSGAMEGTRTLARVIMEMREEIRKLEQNRALTKDREEDQEQTQEGVLEEEHENLYGNLRRNASAPILKRQFKEREENVMTVRRYSRSSSTPEMTQTKGIVDPWERLSHFGWGRLQEEVRGGNGNPDHSVSSDVASAKNRTSLQECVQKTRVKVKTVTFLLPVDDIYTSKPVLSKPQEPTTTELTPITDTESREEQKWPLA; via the exons ATGTTAAACGCCGGGCAGCACCACGAGGTCCTGGGGCACGACCCGCATCAAGAACCCGCCGCGCTCTTTGGGAAGCCCTGGTTCTGGCAGCGCAGCAGCGGCGCCATGGAGGGAACCCGCACCTTGGCCCGTGTCATCATGGAGATGCGGGAGGAGATCAGGAAGTTAGAGCAGAACCGAGCGCTGACAAAAGACCGGGAAGAAGACCAGGAGCAGACACAAGAAGGGGTTTTAGAGGAAGAGCATGAAAACCTATATGGGAATCTCAGGAGAAATGCATCTGCTCCCATTCTAAAGCGACAATTTAAGGAACGTGAAG AAAATGTCATGACAGTTCGAAGGTATTCCAGGAGCTCAAGCACACCTGAGATGACACAGACCAAGGGTATAGTGGACCCCTGGGAACGACTGAGCCACTTTGGATGGGGGCGTCTACAAGAGGAGGTCCGGGGAGGAAATGGCAACCCGGATCACTCTGTCAGCAGTGACGTGGCCTCAGCGAAAAACAGGACATCCCTTCAGGAATGTGTGCAAAAGACTAG AGTCAAAGTGAAAACAGTCACATTTCTTCTACCAGTGGACGACATCTACACCAGCAAACCAGTTCTGTCCAAGCCTCAGGAGCCCACAACCACCGAGCTGACCCCCATAACTGATACAGAGTCGCGAGAGGAACAAAAGTGGCCACTTGCATGA
- the LOC133155275 gene encoding centrosomal protein of 57 kDa-like isoform X1, which translates to MASVSTTSAVAGKSARERLHPVLHGAAGDCQPLPSYQEYPAPRPFINPPNEVHVPHRPPSPSKGYPETNSAAILSALRHLQEKIRKLELESKREELVRRETPRPHTPRRSLRTSTSQTDMGRVTNNQSNCNQALVTQLAAAESRCLNLERQLDHMRKTLHNAQGEKKSLLKQQVTINAPRSTHEQTTTETERVQLQKILRLEQEYLRLTRTQAQAEVKIQELEQKLQEEEHQRKLVQDKANQLQSGLEVNRILLQSTSPHPEDRKSILKNKSSHWEPHYKLNLNDVPFVTGTSVSGSHSVRANVQSVLSLLKRHQPQLCNSRVLSRNNNAVRSGRTKRRHSDGSAGSSASGELSELLQALQEELRMMNLEQDELMRELERSGSLQERRQLQREQETLLLKMERKGEQISKIYRHKIQMRKLKKEACRKNPTRVSAVKPGENSKHTLRLLKDMKALQTSLT; encoded by the exons ATGGCGAGTGTGTCAACAACATCTGCTGTTGCTGGAAAGTCCGCGCGAGAG AGGTTGCATCCAGTTCTTCATGGAGCTGCGGGTGACTGCCAGCCATTGCCGTCTTATCAGGAATACCCCGCGCCCCGGCCTTTCATCAACCCACCAAATGAGGTTCATGTACCCCATCGACCTCCATCACCCAGCAAAGGCTATCCTGAGACCAACAGTGCAG CTATCTTGTCGGCATTGAGGCATCTCCAGGAAAAGATCCGGAAGTTGGAGCTGGAGAGCAAACGAGAGGAACTCGTAAGGAGAGAAACACCGCGTCCACACACCCCTAGGAGGAGTCTGAGGACCTCGACTAGCCAAACTGACATGGGGAGAGTGACGAATAATCAGTCCAACTGTAACCAAG CGTTAGTCACCCAACTTGCGGCTGCAGAGTCTCGCTGTCTGAATCTGGAGCGTCAGCTGGATCACATGAGGAAGACGTTACACAACGCCCAGGGAGAGAAGAAGAGCCTTTTAAAACAGCAG GTGACCATAAATGCGCCGAGGTCCACGCACGAACAAACCACAACGGAGACTGAGCGTGTCCAGCTGCAGAAAATATTAAGACTGGAGCAGGAATATCTTAGACTGACACGCACTCAGGCCCAAGCTGAG GTGAAGATTCAAGAGTTGGAGCAGAAACTGCAGGAAGAGGAGCACCAGAGGAAGTTGGTCCAGGATAAAGCAAACCAG CTGCAGTCTGGTTTGGAGGTCAACAGAATCCTGCTGCAGTCGACCTCGCCGCATCCCGAAGACAGGAAGTCAATTTTGAAG aataagtCTTCCCACTGGGAACCTCACTACAAACTGAACCTCAACGATGTACCTTTTGTGACCGGCACG TCGGTAAGCGGCAGCCACTCGGTCCGAGCCAACGTGCAGTCGGTTTTGTCTCTCCTGAAGCGCCACCAGCCTCAGCTGTGCAACAGCCGCGTCCTCTCCAGAAACAACAACGCCGTACGCTCGGGTCGGACAAAGCGGCGCCATTCGGACGGTTCCGCCGGCTCCTCCGCCAGTGGGGAGCTGTCGGAACTTCTACAGGCGCTGCAGGAGGAGCTCAGAATGATGAACTT agagCAAGACGAGCTGATGCGTGAACTGGAGCGCAGTGGTTCTCTGCAGGAGCGAAGACAGCTACAGCGCGAGCAGGAGACCTTGCTCCTCAAAATGGAACGCAAAGGAGAACAGATTAGTAAAATCTACAGGCACAAAATTCAg ATGAGGAAATTAAAAAAGGAGGCGTGCCGGAAGAATCCAACCAGAGTGAGCGCAGTCAAACCAGGAGAAAATAGCAAGCACACTCTCAGGCTGCTCAAGGATATGAAAGCTCtgcagacatctttaacatag
- the LOC133155275 gene encoding centrosomal protein of 57 kDa-like isoform X2 → MASVSTTSAVAGKSARERLHPVLHGAAGDCQPLPSYQEYPAPRPFINPPNEVHVPHRPPSPSKGYPETNSAAILSALRHLQEKIRKLELESKREELVRRETPRPHTPRRSLRTSTSQTDMGRVTNNQSNCNQALVTQLAAAESRCLNLERQLDHMRKTLHNAQGEKKSLLKQQVKIQELEQKLQEEEHQRKLVQDKANQLQSGLEVNRILLQSTSPHPEDRKSILKNKSSHWEPHYKLNLNDVPFVTGTSVSGSHSVRANVQSVLSLLKRHQPQLCNSRVLSRNNNAVRSGRTKRRHSDGSAGSSASGELSELLQALQEELRMMNLEQDELMRELERSGSLQERRQLQREQETLLLKMERKGEQISKIYRHKIQMRKLKKEACRKNPTRVSAVKPGENSKHTLRLLKDMKALQTSLT, encoded by the exons ATGGCGAGTGTGTCAACAACATCTGCTGTTGCTGGAAAGTCCGCGCGAGAG AGGTTGCATCCAGTTCTTCATGGAGCTGCGGGTGACTGCCAGCCATTGCCGTCTTATCAGGAATACCCCGCGCCCCGGCCTTTCATCAACCCACCAAATGAGGTTCATGTACCCCATCGACCTCCATCACCCAGCAAAGGCTATCCTGAGACCAACAGTGCAG CTATCTTGTCGGCATTGAGGCATCTCCAGGAAAAGATCCGGAAGTTGGAGCTGGAGAGCAAACGAGAGGAACTCGTAAGGAGAGAAACACCGCGTCCACACACCCCTAGGAGGAGTCTGAGGACCTCGACTAGCCAAACTGACATGGGGAGAGTGACGAATAATCAGTCCAACTGTAACCAAG CGTTAGTCACCCAACTTGCGGCTGCAGAGTCTCGCTGTCTGAATCTGGAGCGTCAGCTGGATCACATGAGGAAGACGTTACACAACGCCCAGGGAGAGAAGAAGAGCCTTTTAAAACAGCAG GTGAAGATTCAAGAGTTGGAGCAGAAACTGCAGGAAGAGGAGCACCAGAGGAAGTTGGTCCAGGATAAAGCAAACCAG CTGCAGTCTGGTTTGGAGGTCAACAGAATCCTGCTGCAGTCGACCTCGCCGCATCCCGAAGACAGGAAGTCAATTTTGAAG aataagtCTTCCCACTGGGAACCTCACTACAAACTGAACCTCAACGATGTACCTTTTGTGACCGGCACG TCGGTAAGCGGCAGCCACTCGGTCCGAGCCAACGTGCAGTCGGTTTTGTCTCTCCTGAAGCGCCACCAGCCTCAGCTGTGCAACAGCCGCGTCCTCTCCAGAAACAACAACGCCGTACGCTCGGGTCGGACAAAGCGGCGCCATTCGGACGGTTCCGCCGGCTCCTCCGCCAGTGGGGAGCTGTCGGAACTTCTACAGGCGCTGCAGGAGGAGCTCAGAATGATGAACTT agagCAAGACGAGCTGATGCGTGAACTGGAGCGCAGTGGTTCTCTGCAGGAGCGAAGACAGCTACAGCGCGAGCAGGAGACCTTGCTCCTCAAAATGGAACGCAAAGGAGAACAGATTAGTAAAATCTACAGGCACAAAATTCAg ATGAGGAAATTAAAAAAGGAGGCGTGCCGGAAGAATCCAACCAGAGTGAGCGCAGTCAAACCAGGAGAAAATAGCAAGCACACTCTCAGGCTGCTCAAGGATATGAAAGCTCtgcagacatctttaacatag
- the LOC133155270 gene encoding double-strand break repair protein MRE11-like isoform X1, with translation MSSDNALDDEDTFKILIATDIHLGYLEKDAVRGGDSYTAFDEILKCAKTNQVDFILLGGDLFHENKPTRRCLHTCITMLRKYCMGDTPIHFNILSDQTVNFNTTQFPWVNYQDENLNISIPVFSIHGNHDDPTGAEGLCALDLLSASGLVNHFGHSQSVEKIEISPILLQKGNSKLALYGLGSIPDERLYRMFVNKQVTMLRPKEDQDEWFNLFAIHQNRSKHGPTNYIPEQFLDEFLDLVVWGHEHECLIAPSRNEQHLFYVTQPGSSVATSLSPGEATKKHIGLLRVKGRKMNLQKIPLKTVRQFLIQDVVLSDYQDAFTSDTPNVVKKVESLCHAKVNELLEEAERERLGCPLTPEKPLIRLRVDYTGGFETFNTSRFSQKYVDRVANPKDLIHFLRCRVKKEEVKDEFNVDYSKVLKTTAVEGLRVEDLVKQYFEATEKKVQLSLLSEHGMGKAIQEFVDKDEKDAIEELITYQLEKTQRHLQGRTVITEQEIDTEIKQLKESKKSTAEEETEIKEAINRAKAHRLERGETSLDINMSDPLSDVDSDQDVAPARGRGRGARGRGRGRAGAKASEPKSSTRGASKKTSMTSQSRSIMQAFQGPSQRPSRNTSTASYAENDLTIDDSDEDVPVMKARPSSRTTLSSSSSSFMRQGSQSQTSKGVSFDDSDDEDDPFKGPAQRARR, from the exons ATGTCTTCAGACAACGCCTT GGATGATGAGGACACCTTCAAGATCCTGATTGCTACCGATATTCACCTCGGATACCTGGAAAAAGACGCCGTCCGCGGCGGCGACTCCTACACCGCATTCGACGAGATCCTGAAATGTGCCAAGACAAATCAA GTGGATTTCATCCTACTTGGAGGTGATTTGTTCCATGAAAACAAGCCGACGCGCCGATGCCTCCACACGTGTATCACTATGCTGAGAAAATACTGCATGGGAGACACGCCCATACACTTCAACATACTCAGTGACCAGACGGTTAATTTCAACACTACACA GTTCCCCTGGGTTAATTATCAGGATGAAAATCTAAATATCTCCATTCCCGTGTTTAGCATTCATGGTAACCACGACGACCCGACCGGG GCCGAAGGTTTGTGTGCGTTGGATCTGCTGAGTGCGTCCGGGCTCGTGAACCACTTCGGTCACTCTCAGTCGGTGGAGAAAATTGAGATCAGCCCCATCCTTTTGCAGAAAGGCAACAGCAAGCTGGCTTTATATGGTCTTG GCTCCATCCCAGATGAGCGTCTGTACAGGATGTTTGTAAATAAGCAGGTGACAATGTTGCGTCCCAAAGAAGACCAGGACGAGTGGTTTAACCTGTTTGCTATTCACCAGAACAG GAGTAAGCACGGCCCCACAAACTACATCCCTGAACAGTTCCTGGATGAATTCCTCGACTTGGTGGTGTGGGGTCACGAGCACGAGTGTCTGATCGCGCCGAGCAGAAACGAACAGCACCTCTTCTACGTAACGCAGCCCGGCAGCTCCGTAGCCACCTCGCTGTCTCCTGGCGAGGCGACCAAGAA ACACATAGGCTTGCTGAGGGTCAAAGGGCGTAAAATGAACCTGCAGAAGATCCCGCTGAAGACGGTGCGGCAGTTCTTAATCCAAGATGTGGTGCTCTCAGATTACCAGGATGCGTTCACGTCGGATACGCCCAATGTCGTAAAGAAGGTGGAGAGCCTTTGCCACGCCAAG GTCAACGAGTTGCTCGAAGAAGCCGAGAGGGAGCGACTGGGATGCCCGCTCACCCCCGAGAAACCGCTCATCCGCCTCAGG GTGGACTACACCGGCGGATTTGAGACCTTCAACACGTCCCGCTTCAGTCAGAAGTACGTGGACCGCGTGGCTAACCCCAAAGACCTCATTCACTTTCTGCGATGTAGAGTGAAAAAGGAGGAAGTCAAAG ATGAATTCAATGTCGACTACAGCAAGGTACTAAAAACGACTGCGGTTGAGGGGCTGAGAGTGGAGGACCTGGTGAAGCAGTACTTTGAAGCTACTGAGAAG AAGGTGCAACTGTCCCTCCTGTCTGAACACGGCATGGGCAAAGCCATTCAGGAGTTTGTAGACAAAGACGAGAAAGACGCCATCGAGGAGCTCATCACCTACCAGCTGGAGAAGACGCAGCGCCACCTCCAGGGCCGGACTGTGATCACAGAGCAAGAGATCGACACCGAG ATCAAGCAGCTCAAAGAGTCCAAAAAGTCCACAGCGGAGGAAGAAACTGAAATCAAAGAG GCGATTAACAGAGCCAAAGCTCACCGCTTGGAGCGTGGAGAGACCTCACTGGACATCAACATGTCAGACCCGCTTAGCGACGTGGATTCCGACCAGGACGTCGCACCTGCCAGAGGAAGAGGACGAGGGGCCAGAGGGCGGGGACGAGGGAGAG CAGGTGCTAAAGCCTCTGAGCCAAAATCCTCCACCCGAGGAGCTTCCAAGAAGACCTCGATGACGAGCCAGAGCAGAAGCATCATGCAAG CATTTCAAGGACCGTCCCAAAGACCTTCTCGGAACACATCGACCGCATCTTATGCAGAAAATGAT CTAACCATTGATGACTCAGATGAAGACGTACCTGTAATGAAAGCTCGGCCGTCCTCcag AACCACgttgtcatcatcgtcgtcatcgttCATGCGTCAGGGCTCTCAGAGTCAGACGTCCAAAGGAGTGAGTTTTGACGACAGTGACGATGAG GATGATCCCTTTAAAGGCCCTGCCCAGCGTGCAAGGAGATAA
- the LOC133155270 gene encoding double-strand break repair protein MRE11-like isoform X2, which produces MSSDNALDDEDTFKILIATDIHLGYLEKDAVRGGDSYTAFDEILKCAKTNQVDFILLGGDLFHENKPTRRCLHTCITMLRKYCMGDTPIHFNILSDQTVNFNTTQFPWVNYQDENLNISIPVFSIHGNHDDPTGAEGLCALDLLSASGLVNHFGHSQSVEKIEISPILLQKGNSKLALYGLGSIPDERLYRMFVNKQVTMLRPKEDQDEWFNLFAIHQNRSKHGPTNYIPEQFLDEFLDLVVWGHEHECLIAPSRNEQHLFYVTQPGSSVATSLSPGEATKKHIGLLRVKGRKMNLQKIPLKTVRQFLIQDVVLSDYQDAFTSDTPNVVKKVESLCHAKVNELLEEAERERLGCPLTPEKPLIRLRVDYTGGFETFNTSRFSQKYVDRVANPKDLIHFLRCRVKKEEVKDEFNVDYSKVLKTTAVEGLRVEDLVKQYFEATEKKVQLSLLSEHGMGKAIQEFVDKDEKDAIEELITYQLEKTQRHLQGRTVITEQEIDTEIKQLKESKKSTAEEETEIKEAINRAKAHRLERGETSLDINMSDPLSDVDSDQDVAPARGRGRGARGRGRGRGAKASEPKSSTRGASKKTSMTSQSRSIMQAFQGPSQRPSRNTSTASYAENDLTIDDSDEDVPVMKARPSSRTTLSSSSSSFMRQGSQSQTSKGVSFDDSDDEDDPFKGPAQRARR; this is translated from the exons ATGTCTTCAGACAACGCCTT GGATGATGAGGACACCTTCAAGATCCTGATTGCTACCGATATTCACCTCGGATACCTGGAAAAAGACGCCGTCCGCGGCGGCGACTCCTACACCGCATTCGACGAGATCCTGAAATGTGCCAAGACAAATCAA GTGGATTTCATCCTACTTGGAGGTGATTTGTTCCATGAAAACAAGCCGACGCGCCGATGCCTCCACACGTGTATCACTATGCTGAGAAAATACTGCATGGGAGACACGCCCATACACTTCAACATACTCAGTGACCAGACGGTTAATTTCAACACTACACA GTTCCCCTGGGTTAATTATCAGGATGAAAATCTAAATATCTCCATTCCCGTGTTTAGCATTCATGGTAACCACGACGACCCGACCGGG GCCGAAGGTTTGTGTGCGTTGGATCTGCTGAGTGCGTCCGGGCTCGTGAACCACTTCGGTCACTCTCAGTCGGTGGAGAAAATTGAGATCAGCCCCATCCTTTTGCAGAAAGGCAACAGCAAGCTGGCTTTATATGGTCTTG GCTCCATCCCAGATGAGCGTCTGTACAGGATGTTTGTAAATAAGCAGGTGACAATGTTGCGTCCCAAAGAAGACCAGGACGAGTGGTTTAACCTGTTTGCTATTCACCAGAACAG GAGTAAGCACGGCCCCACAAACTACATCCCTGAACAGTTCCTGGATGAATTCCTCGACTTGGTGGTGTGGGGTCACGAGCACGAGTGTCTGATCGCGCCGAGCAGAAACGAACAGCACCTCTTCTACGTAACGCAGCCCGGCAGCTCCGTAGCCACCTCGCTGTCTCCTGGCGAGGCGACCAAGAA ACACATAGGCTTGCTGAGGGTCAAAGGGCGTAAAATGAACCTGCAGAAGATCCCGCTGAAGACGGTGCGGCAGTTCTTAATCCAAGATGTGGTGCTCTCAGATTACCAGGATGCGTTCACGTCGGATACGCCCAATGTCGTAAAGAAGGTGGAGAGCCTTTGCCACGCCAAG GTCAACGAGTTGCTCGAAGAAGCCGAGAGGGAGCGACTGGGATGCCCGCTCACCCCCGAGAAACCGCTCATCCGCCTCAGG GTGGACTACACCGGCGGATTTGAGACCTTCAACACGTCCCGCTTCAGTCAGAAGTACGTGGACCGCGTGGCTAACCCCAAAGACCTCATTCACTTTCTGCGATGTAGAGTGAAAAAGGAGGAAGTCAAAG ATGAATTCAATGTCGACTACAGCAAGGTACTAAAAACGACTGCGGTTGAGGGGCTGAGAGTGGAGGACCTGGTGAAGCAGTACTTTGAAGCTACTGAGAAG AAGGTGCAACTGTCCCTCCTGTCTGAACACGGCATGGGCAAAGCCATTCAGGAGTTTGTAGACAAAGACGAGAAAGACGCCATCGAGGAGCTCATCACCTACCAGCTGGAGAAGACGCAGCGCCACCTCCAGGGCCGGACTGTGATCACAGAGCAAGAGATCGACACCGAG ATCAAGCAGCTCAAAGAGTCCAAAAAGTCCACAGCGGAGGAAGAAACTGAAATCAAAGAG GCGATTAACAGAGCCAAAGCTCACCGCTTGGAGCGTGGAGAGACCTCACTGGACATCAACATGTCAGACCCGCTTAGCGACGTGGATTCCGACCAGGACGTCGCACCTGCCAGAGGAAGAGGACGAGGGGCCAGAGGGCGGGGACGAGGGAGAG GTGCTAAAGCCTCTGAGCCAAAATCCTCCACCCGAGGAGCTTCCAAGAAGACCTCGATGACGAGCCAGAGCAGAAGCATCATGCAAG CATTTCAAGGACCGTCCCAAAGACCTTCTCGGAACACATCGACCGCATCTTATGCAGAAAATGAT CTAACCATTGATGACTCAGATGAAGACGTACCTGTAATGAAAGCTCGGCCGTCCTCcag AACCACgttgtcatcatcgtcgtcatcgttCATGCGTCAGGGCTCTCAGAGTCAGACGTCCAAAGGAGTGAGTTTTGACGACAGTGACGATGAG GATGATCCCTTTAAAGGCCCTGCCCAGCGTGCAAGGAGATAA